From the genome of Streptomyces sp. NBC_00659, one region includes:
- a CDS encoding dipeptidase, with amino-acid sequence MSSNPVAETVASLMPRAKAELTELVAFKSVADFDQYPRSESEGAANWIVDALRSEGFQDVALLDTPDGTQSVYGYLPGPEGAKTVLLYAHYDVQPPLDEAAWTTPPFELVERDGRWYGRGSADCKGGVVMHLLALRALKANGGVPVHVKVIVEGSEEQGTGGLERYAEEHPELLTADTIVIGDAGNFRAGLPTVTATLRGMTLVRVQVDTLEGNLHSGQFGGAAPDALAALIRLLDSLRAKDGSTTVDGLAGEAAWDGLQYEEQAFREDAKVLDGVELIGSGTVADRVWARPAVTVLGIDCPPVVGATPSVQAGARALISLRVPPGVDAVEATKLLEAHIEAHTPWGARVSTERIGQGQAFRADTSSPAYASMAEAMAVAYPGQEMQSSGMGGSIPLCNTLASLYPETEILLIGLSEPEAQIHAVNESVSPDELERLSVAEALFLRNYAAS; translated from the coding sequence ATGTCGTCGAATCCGGTCGCCGAGACCGTCGCCTCGCTCATGCCCCGGGCGAAGGCGGAACTCACCGAGCTGGTGGCTTTCAAGTCGGTGGCGGACTTCGACCAGTATCCGAGGAGCGAGAGCGAGGGCGCCGCGAACTGGATCGTCGACGCACTGCGCTCCGAGGGCTTCCAGGACGTGGCACTGCTCGACACCCCGGACGGCACGCAGTCGGTGTACGGCTACCTGCCGGGCCCCGAGGGCGCGAAGACGGTCCTGCTGTACGCGCACTACGACGTGCAGCCGCCGCTGGACGAAGCGGCCTGGACGACGCCTCCGTTCGAGCTGGTGGAGCGCGACGGCCGCTGGTACGGACGCGGCAGCGCCGACTGCAAGGGCGGTGTCGTCATGCATCTGCTGGCGCTGCGTGCCCTGAAGGCGAACGGCGGCGTTCCGGTGCACGTCAAGGTCATCGTCGAGGGTTCGGAGGAGCAGGGCACCGGCGGTCTGGAGCGGTACGCCGAGGAGCACCCGGAGCTGCTGACCGCCGACACCATCGTCATCGGCGACGCCGGCAACTTCCGGGCGGGCCTGCCGACGGTCACCGCGACCCTGCGCGGCATGACCCTCGTGCGGGTGCAGGTGGACACCCTCGAAGGGAACCTGCACTCGGGTCAGTTCGGGGGTGCGGCGCCCGACGCGCTGGCGGCGCTGATCCGCCTCCTGGACTCGCTGCGGGCGAAGGACGGTTCGACGACCGTGGACGGCCTGGCGGGCGAGGCCGCGTGGGACGGGCTGCAGTACGAGGAGCAGGCGTTCCGTGAGGACGCCAAGGTCCTCGACGGGGTGGAGCTCATCGGCTCCGGCACGGTCGCCGACCGGGTCTGGGCGCGTCCGGCCGTCACGGTGCTCGGGATCGACTGCCCGCCGGTCGTCGGCGCGACGCCGTCGGTGCAGGCGGGTGCCCGTGCGCTGATCAGCCTGCGGGTGCCGCCGGGCGTGGACGCGGTCGAGGCGACGAAGCTGCTGGAGGCGCACATCGAGGCCCACACGCCGTGGGGCGCGCGGGTGAGCACCGAGCGGATCGGACAGGGCCAGGCGTTCCGCGCCGACACGTCCAGCCCCGCGTACGCGTCGATGGCCGAGGCCATGGCGGTCGCCTACCCGGGCCAGGAGATGCAGTCGTCGGGCATGGGCGGATCGATCCCGCTGTGCAACACGCTGGCCTCGCTGTACCCGGAGACGGAGATCCTGCTCATCGGCCTGAGCGAGCCGGAGGCGCAGATCCACGCGGTGAACGAGAGCGTCTCGCCGGACGAGCTGGAGCGTCTGTCCGTCGCCGAGGCGCTGTTCCTGCGCAACTACGCGGCGAGCTGA
- a CDS encoding geranylgeranyl reductase family protein produces MSSENSSADDERRTADDEQRVWDVVVVGGGPAGASAAYAAAVAGRSVLLLEKAELPRYKTCGGGIIGPSRDALPPGFELPFRDRVHAVTFSMDGKFVRTRRSRHMLFGLINRPEFDQQLVEFAQKAGAELRTGATVSRVEQHGSAVPDRRTVAVVLQGGETVLARAVVGADGSASRIGAHVGVKLDQVDLGLEAEIPVPETVAEDWRGRVLIDWGPMPGSYGWVFPKGDTLTVGVISARGEGAATKRYLEDFIARLGLAGFEPSISSGHLTRCRADDSPLSRGRVLVCGDAAGLLEPWTREGISFALRSGRLAGEWAVRIAESHDAVDARRQALNYAFAIKAGLGVEMSVGKRLLGAFERRPGMFHAGLTGLRPVWKAFTGITRGSTTLGEIIRNHPTVGRALTALDRRPQVAEGAKD; encoded by the coding sequence GTGAGCAGCGAGAACTCTTCGGCGGACGACGAGCGGCGTACGGCGGACGACGAACAGCGGGTGTGGGACGTCGTGGTCGTCGGTGGAGGGCCGGCGGGTGCCTCGGCCGCATACGCGGCAGCGGTCGCGGGACGCAGCGTCCTGCTGCTGGAGAAAGCCGAACTGCCCCGCTACAAAACATGCGGCGGCGGCATCATCGGCCCCTCGCGCGACGCGCTGCCTCCCGGCTTCGAGCTACCGTTCAGGGACCGGGTGCACGCGGTCACCTTCTCGATGGACGGCAAGTTCGTCCGCACCAGGCGGTCCCGGCACATGCTGTTCGGGCTGATCAACCGTCCGGAGTTCGACCAGCAACTCGTCGAGTTCGCGCAGAAGGCGGGCGCCGAGCTGCGGACGGGTGCCACGGTCTCGCGCGTCGAGCAGCACGGTTCGGCGGTGCCGGACCGGCGCACCGTGGCCGTGGTCCTTCAGGGCGGCGAGACCGTCCTGGCGCGGGCGGTGGTCGGTGCCGACGGCAGTGCCAGCCGGATAGGAGCGCACGTCGGCGTGAAGCTCGACCAGGTCGATCTCGGCCTGGAGGCCGAGATCCCGGTGCCGGAGACGGTCGCCGAGGACTGGCGGGGGCGCGTCCTGATCGACTGGGGCCCCATGCCCGGGAGTTACGGATGGGTCTTCCCCAAGGGAGACACGCTCACCGTCGGCGTGATCTCCGCGCGCGGTGAAGGCGCCGCCACCAAGAGGTACTTGGAGGACTTCATCGCCCGTCTCGGCCTGGCCGGCTTCGAACCGTCCATCTCCTCGGGCCACTTGACCCGGTGCCGCGCCGACGACTCGCCGCTGTCGCGGGGACGGGTGCTCGTCTGCGGTGACGCGGCGGGGCTGCTCGAACCCTGGACCCGTGAGGGCATCTCGTTCGCGCTGCGCTCCGGGCGGCTCGCGGGCGAGTGGGCGGTACGGATCGCCGAGTCGCACGACGCCGTGGACGCACGGCGGCAGGCACTGAACTACGCCTTCGCGATCAAGGCGGGGCTCGGTGTCGAGATGAGCGTCGGCAAGCGCCTGCTCGGCGCCTTCGAGCGCCGCCCCGGCATGTTCCACGCCGGGCTCACCGGCCTGCGCCCGGTGTGGAAGGCCTTCACCGGGATCACCCGCGGCTCCACCACGCTCGGGGAGATCATCCGGAACCACCCGACGGTCGGGCGGGCCCTGACCGCCCTCGACCGCCGGCCCCAGGTGGCCGAAGGAGCCAAGGACTAG
- a CDS encoding NUDIX hydrolase, producing the protein MVIVWINGAFGAGKTATARELIELIPNSTLFDPEVIGGTLTQLLPAKHLAEVGDHQDLPMWRRLVVDTAAALLAELGGVLVVPMTLLRQEYRDEIFGGLAARRIPVRHVLLAPAETILRERIAGREVPPDLPDGEMRVRQWSYDHIESYRAALPWLTADAHPVDTSTLTPYDTALRVAEAVRTGQAPVCDIVQTPEPAAETVAAGVLLFDENDRVLLVDPTYKAGWEFPGGVVEAGEAPARAGMREVTEETGITLDEVPTLLVVDWESPAPPGYGGLRLLFDGGHLDEQAVRGLLLPGPELRGWRFVTEQEAADLLPPVRYERLRWALRARERGAALYLEAGVPLG; encoded by the coding sequence ATCGTGATCGTCTGGATCAACGGTGCGTTCGGTGCGGGGAAGACCGCCACCGCACGGGAACTGATCGAGCTGATCCCGAACAGCACGCTCTTCGATCCCGAGGTCATTGGGGGCACGCTCACGCAGTTGCTCCCGGCCAAGCACCTCGCCGAGGTCGGCGACCACCAGGACCTGCCGATGTGGCGCCGGCTCGTGGTCGACACCGCGGCCGCCCTGCTCGCCGAGCTCGGCGGCGTCCTCGTCGTCCCCATGACCCTGCTGCGCCAGGAGTACCGCGACGAGATCTTCGGCGGGCTCGCCGCGCGCCGGATTCCCGTACGCCATGTGCTTCTCGCCCCGGCGGAAACGATCCTGCGGGAGCGAATAGCCGGGCGGGAGGTGCCCCCGGACCTGCCCGACGGCGAGATGCGCGTGCGCCAGTGGTCCTACGACCACATCGAGTCCTACCGGGCCGCGCTCCCCTGGCTGACGGCCGACGCCCACCCCGTCGACACCAGCACGCTCACCCCGTACGACACCGCCCTGCGCGTCGCCGAGGCCGTACGCACCGGGCAGGCACCCGTGTGCGACATCGTGCAGACTCCCGAACCCGCCGCCGAGACGGTCGCCGCCGGAGTGCTCCTCTTCGACGAGAACGACCGGGTCCTGCTCGTCGACCCCACCTACAAGGCGGGATGGGAGTTCCCCGGCGGGGTCGTCGAGGCCGGGGAGGCCCCCGCCCGCGCGGGCATGCGCGAGGTCACCGAGGAGACCGGCATCACCCTCGACGAGGTGCCCACGCTGCTCGTCGTCGACTGGGAATCGCCCGCACCGCCCGGCTACGGCGGTCTGCGGCTCCTCTTCGACGGCGGACACCTCGACGAACAGGCCGTCCGGGGGCTCCTGCTACCGGGACCGGAACTCCGTGGCTGGCGCTTCGTCACCGAGCAGGAGGCGGCCGACCTGCTGCCGCCCGTGCGCTACGAACGGCTCCGCTGGGCTCTGCGGGCCCGTGAGCGCGGCGCGGCGCTGTACCTGGAGGCCGGAGTGCCGCTCGGCTGA